One segment of Rubripirellula amarantea DNA contains the following:
- a CDS encoding 2-isopropylmalate synthase, translating to MSNPTATSAPQDQSEQASSASPRLIRIFDTTLRDGEQSPGASMNLAEKLEVAGLLQEMGVDVIEAGFPIASPGDFASVKKIAETITESTICGLARCSDKDIDAAADAVAPAKRSRIHVFLATSAIHREFKLRMTPDEIVERAVAGVKRARNRCDDVEFSPEDACRTEYDFLCRVVEAAIDAGATTINMPDTVGYTTPREIYDRFMMVRNRVPNIDKAILSAHCHDDLGMAVANSLAAVEAGAGQVECTINGIGERAGNAALEEIVMALKTRSDFYHCNTAIDSKRLVPASRLLSKTTGIQVQRNKAIVGRNAFAHESGIHQDGMLKERSTYEIMSPEDVGFSKTDLVLGKHSGRAALADRAKTLGFSLTPEQLVAVFEQFKLLADKKKEIYDGDIIALVQQKISGSVEEEWTLVDYIVKSGKTRGPEVHLTLKHGDEEITEQVEQGDGPIDAAFYAVEKITGIEVVCKDFRIRSATLGRDAIGEVNLEVEYKGKSYRGVGVSTDSVESTILAMLNAVNRIISEKRG from the coding sequence ATGTCCAATCCGACCGCGACTTCCGCTCCTCAAGATCAATCTGAACAGGCCTCGTCGGCTTCGCCGCGATTGATTCGCATCTTCGACACGACGCTTCGTGATGGCGAGCAATCGCCCGGAGCGAGCATGAACTTGGCTGAAAAGCTCGAGGTCGCGGGGTTGCTGCAGGAAATGGGTGTCGATGTGATCGAAGCTGGGTTTCCGATCGCTTCCCCAGGGGACTTTGCATCCGTCAAGAAGATCGCCGAGACGATCACTGAGTCCACCATTTGCGGCTTGGCCCGCTGCAGTGACAAAGACATTGACGCGGCAGCCGACGCGGTTGCACCCGCCAAAAGGTCCCGTATTCACGTCTTCTTGGCCACCAGCGCCATACACCGCGAATTCAAACTGCGAATGACTCCCGACGAGATCGTCGAACGTGCCGTCGCCGGTGTGAAACGAGCTCGCAATCGGTGTGACGACGTCGAGTTCTCGCCCGAAGACGCTTGCCGCACTGAGTATGATTTTCTTTGCCGCGTGGTTGAAGCTGCGATTGATGCCGGAGCCACAACGATCAATATGCCCGACACGGTCGGCTACACCACACCGCGTGAAATCTATGATCGTTTCATGATGGTTCGTAATCGCGTCCCCAACATTGATAAGGCTATCTTAAGTGCTCATTGTCACGATGACTTGGGTATGGCAGTGGCGAACAGCTTGGCGGCTGTGGAAGCGGGGGCGGGGCAAGTGGAATGCACGATCAATGGGATCGGGGAACGCGCCGGAAACGCTGCGCTCGAAGAGATCGTCATGGCGCTTAAGACACGCAGCGATTTCTATCACTGCAACACCGCGATCGATTCCAAACGCTTGGTTCCAGCAAGCCGCTTACTGAGCAAGACGACGGGAATCCAGGTTCAACGCAACAAGGCGATCGTCGGACGCAACGCGTTTGCACATGAATCGGGGATCCATCAAGACGGAATGCTCAAGGAACGAAGTACCTACGAAATCATGTCACCCGAGGACGTCGGATTTTCCAAAACTGACTTGGTCCTTGGCAAACACAGCGGACGAGCAGCACTTGCGGATCGGGCCAAGACGCTTGGTTTTTCGTTGACACCGGAACAGTTGGTGGCGGTGTTTGAACAGTTCAAGCTTTTGGCGGACAAAAAGAAAGAGATCTACGACGGTGACATTATCGCATTGGTCCAACAAAAGATCAGCGGTAGCGTCGAGGAAGAATGGACGCTTGTCGATTATATCGTCAAGAGCGGCAAGACCCGAGGCCCAGAAGTACATTTGACGCTCAAGCATGGCGATGAAGAAATCACCGAACAGGTAGAGCAGGGTGATGGACCGATCGACGCAGCATTCTACGCCGTTGAAAAAATCACGGGTATCGAAGTCGTGTGTAAGGACTTCCGAATCCGTAGTGCGACCCTGGGTCGCGACGCGATCGGCGAAGTGAATCTCGAAGTCGAATACAAAGGCAAGAGCTACCGAGGCGTCGGCGTCAGTACGGACAGCGTTGAAAGTACGATTTTGGCGATGCTCAATGCGGTTAATCGCATTATTTCCGAAAAACGCGGCTAG
- a CDS encoding prenyltransferase/squalene oxidase repeat-containing protein, which yields MDTIFHRRGFLASVVTIAAGYPAYASTPLCTLRDSLASYLRASQQSDGRWVSPNYGVLRSGQAMTPFVLEALLTHESQSQSVSASTSTLAIAPSSTSNRALDWIAANLRGGCLGMSDPDVMEYPVYATSLALKCFIQAGRIDSQPAKAMRAYLIGQQFNQSRGFERSHLAYGGWGFGGVHIDGQTGHMDIVHTRLALEAIAVSGPPDTRCFEHAKHFLRLMQKHPNEDRHQPTSDAGDEKPNQDSPPFDGGFYFSPVVLGANKGRVVQSKSANYFRSYATATCDGVLALLAAGVSRQDPRVVAAENWLTSKKDWSYPEGIPRDYPEPWGEAVYFYHQAVRAAAYRHLNIDGPWREDLCERIQAQVRLDGSIVNQRSSLMKEDDPVMCTALALHALNQ from the coding sequence ATGGACACGATCTTCCACCGCCGAGGTTTCTTGGCAAGCGTCGTCACGATTGCCGCTGGTTACCCGGCGTACGCTAGCACACCGTTGTGTACGCTTCGTGATTCCCTAGCGTCCTACCTGCGAGCGTCTCAGCAGTCGGACGGACGTTGGGTGAGCCCCAACTATGGCGTCCTACGTAGCGGACAAGCGATGACGCCATTTGTGCTTGAGGCATTGCTGACGCACGAATCTCAATCACAATCAGTCAGTGCATCAACTAGTACGTTAGCCATCGCACCAAGCAGTACATCGAATCGGGCCCTGGACTGGATTGCGGCCAATCTTCGCGGTGGTTGTCTCGGCATGTCGGATCCTGACGTGATGGAATATCCCGTCTACGCGACTTCGCTCGCACTGAAGTGCTTCATTCAGGCTGGAAGAATCGATTCGCAACCAGCCAAAGCGATGCGAGCGTACTTGATTGGCCAACAGTTCAACCAAAGCCGAGGTTTCGAGCGAAGTCACTTGGCATACGGCGGATGGGGATTCGGTGGAGTTCACATCGACGGTCAAACGGGGCACATGGATATCGTTCACACACGATTGGCCCTCGAGGCAATTGCGGTGTCCGGACCGCCGGATACCCGATGTTTTGAACACGCTAAGCATTTCTTAAGGCTCATGCAAAAACACCCCAACGAAGATAGGCATCAACCAACCTCCGACGCGGGTGACGAAAAACCGAATCAAGATTCACCTCCTTTTGACGGCGGCTTTTATTTCTCCCCCGTCGTGTTGGGTGCCAACAAGGGGCGTGTCGTGCAATCGAAGTCGGCAAACTACTTTCGCAGTTACGCTACCGCGACGTGCGACGGTGTGCTCGCTCTACTCGCTGCAGGTGTTTCCCGTCAAGATCCTAGGGTTGTAGCGGCCGAGAACTGGCTGACTTCGAAAAAGGATTGGTCCTATCCCGAAGGCATTCCTCGTGACTATCCCGAACCTTGGGGAGAAGCGGTTTACTTTTACCATCAAGCTGTGCGGGCGGCTGCCTATCGACATCTTAATATCGATGGTCCTTGGCGAGAGGATCTTTGCGAGCGAATCCAGGCACAAGTCCGTTTAGATGGCAGCATCGTCAATCAAAGAAGCAGTCTGATGAAGGAGGATGACCCAGTGATGTGCACCGCGCTCGCACTCCACGCTCTCAACCAATGA